A DNA window from Vigna unguiculata cultivar IT97K-499-35 chromosome 10, ASM411807v1, whole genome shotgun sequence contains the following coding sequences:
- the LOC114165552 gene encoding uncharacterized protein LOC114165552, translating to MPKSVEKELIKIQRNFLWVWGSEARKIAWVSWENICKPKEMGGLGIRDIGNFNTALLAKWKWRLGVEDHGVWKQILDSKYGSWRVLGQLQRGGKTSTKCVEILRVGVGLTTA from the coding sequence ATGCCGAAGAGTGTCGAAAAGGAACTCATCaaaatacaaagaaattttCTCTGGGTTTGGGGATCTGAAGCTAGGAAAATAGCATGGGTAAGTTGGGAAAATATTTGTAAGCCAAAGGAGATGGGGGGTTTAGGCATTAGAGATATTGGGAACTTTAACACAGCGCTCCTAGCCAAATGGAAGTGGAGATTGGGAGTGGAAGATCATGGAGTATGGAAACAGATCTTGGATTCAAAGTATGGTTCATGGAGGGTTCTAGGACAACTTCAAAGAGGTGGAAAGACATCCACAAAGTGTGTGGAAATACTAAGAGTGGGCGTTGGTTTGACAACTGCATAG
- the LOC114166445 gene encoding MADS-box protein SOC1-like: protein MVRGKTQMKRIENATSRQVTFSKRRNGLLKKAFELSVLCDAEVALIIFSPRGKLYEFASTSTQQSIERYRRHTKTETSTSFRSVDQNMQHLKLEAANMMKKIELLEAAKRKFLGEGVGSCSVEELLRIEQQLERSLSIVRARKLQVFREQIEQLKQKEKALTDENAKLTEDVRLTEKHGMHLQVAATKDQNENQPQNCAESSPSSDVVTELFIGLPDTRTNLGLSNQV from the exons ATGGTGAGAGGAAAGACTCAAATGAAGCGTATAGAGAACGCAACAAGCCGGCAAGTAACTTTCTCGAAGCGGCGAAATGGGTTGCTGAAGAAGGCTTTTGAGTTATCAGTTCTGTGTGATGCTGAGGTTGCTCTTATCATCTTCTCTCCAAGAGGGAAGCTCTATGAATTTGCTAGCACCAG CACGCAGCAGTCAATAGAACGATACCGCAGACATACCAAAACTGAAACCTCAACTTCATTCAGATCAGTTGACCAAAACATGCAG CATCTGAAGCTAGAAGCAGCAAACATGATGAAGAAGATTGAACTTCTTGAAGCTGCAAAACg GAAATTCTTGGGAGAAGGTGTGGGGTCTTGCTCCGTTGAGGAATTGCTACGGATTGAACAACAGTTGGAGAGGAGTTTAAGTATTGTTCGAGCAAGAAAG CTCCAGGTTTTCAGGGAACAAATTGAGCAACTCAAGCAAAAG GAAAAAGCCCTAACAGATGAAAATGCCAAGCTCACTGAAGATGTAAGGCTCACTGAGAAG CATGGCATGCATCTACAGGTAGCAGCAACAAAGGATCAGAATGAAAATCAACCCCAAAACTGTGCAGAAAGTAGTCCAAGTTCAGATGTGGTGACTGAATTGTTCATTGGACTTCCAGATACAAGAACAAATTTAGGCCTCTCTAATCAGGTCTAG